One Mucilaginibacter ginkgonis genomic region harbors:
- the nth gene encoding endonuclease III, whose amino-acid sequence MLKQERYRQFIEYFSANQPIAETELRYTNPYELLVAVSLSAQCTDKRINQVTPALFQRFPDVISLAAASVDEVFRYIRSVSYPNNKAKHLVGMAKMLISNFNGEVPGDIDQLQKLPGVGRKTANVIASVIFDIPAIAVDTHVFRVANRIGLTTNAKTPLAVEKQLMENMPEELFGIAHHWLILHGRYICIARRPKCEVCPLTYFCRYFEKANTEAALLRAEKARLKKAKDIKKSKLQKAMDRGLKKISVDKKN is encoded by the coding sequence GAACGTTATCGTCAGTTTATAGAATATTTTTCTGCTAATCAGCCAATAGCAGAAACAGAACTGCGTTATACTAATCCATACGAATTATTAGTTGCAGTGAGCCTATCTGCACAATGCACAGACAAGCGCATTAACCAGGTTACGCCAGCGTTATTTCAGCGGTTCCCGGATGTAATATCTTTAGCAGCCGCGTCTGTCGACGAGGTGTTCCGCTATATCCGCAGCGTTAGCTACCCAAATAATAAGGCTAAGCACCTGGTAGGCATGGCCAAAATGCTTATCAGTAATTTCAACGGCGAAGTGCCCGGCGATATAGACCAGTTGCAAAAATTGCCCGGCGTAGGCCGCAAGACCGCTAATGTTATCGCCTCGGTGATATTTGATATTCCGGCTATAGCTGTGGATACGCACGTGTTTCGCGTAGCAAACCGAATAGGTCTGACTACAAACGCGAAGACCCCGTTGGCTGTAGAAAAACAGCTGATGGAAAACATGCCTGAAGAGTTATTCGGCATTGCGCACCACTGGCTCATATTACATGGGCGCTATATTTGCATTGCCCGCCGCCCCAAATGCGAAGTATGCCCCCTTACCTATTTCTGCCGATACTTCGAAAAAGCCAATACAGAAGCCGCCTTGCTGCGCGCCGAAAAAGCTAGGTTGAAGAAGGCTAAGGACATAAAGAAATCTAAACTGCAAAAGGCGATGGATAGAGGGCTGAAAAAGATCAGTGTTGATAAAAAGAATTGA